One stretch of Streptomyces sp. A2-16 DNA includes these proteins:
- a CDS encoding pentapeptide repeat-containing protein encodes MVRRAAGASGASRVKGARRPEVRLPPLEPSGQAELEPDGDYDGLEFLERDLAGQDGAGARFMDCALRGCALDETRLHHARFLDSVLTGIRGVGTDLAESTLRDVELIDARLGGVQLHGAALERVVIRGGKIDYLNLRTAVLKDVVFESCVLVEPDFGGARLERVEFVDCALKGVDLTAATLKDVDLRGVAALEIARGVDRLAGAVVSPSQLLDLAPVLAAELGIRVEG; translated from the coding sequence ATGGTGAGGCGAGCGGCGGGTGCGAGCGGTGCGAGCAGGGTGAAGGGGGCGCGGCGGCCGGAGGTGCGGCTGCCGCCGCTGGAGCCGTCCGGCCAGGCGGAGCTGGAGCCGGACGGGGACTACGACGGCCTGGAGTTCCTGGAGCGCGACCTCGCGGGCCAGGACGGGGCGGGGGCCCGTTTCATGGACTGTGCGCTGAGAGGCTGCGCGCTGGACGAGACCCGGCTCCACCACGCCCGCTTCCTCGACTCGGTCCTCACCGGCATCCGGGGTGTGGGCACCGACCTCGCGGAGTCGACCCTGCGGGACGTCGAGCTGATCGACGCCCGCCTGGGCGGGGTGCAGTTGCACGGCGCCGCTCTGGAGCGGGTCGTGATCCGGGGCGGCAAGATCGACTACCTGAACCTGCGCACGGCGGTGCTGAAGGACGTCGTCTTCGAGAGCTGCGTCCTGGTGGAGCCGGACTTCGGGGGCGCCCGCCTGGAGCGCGTGGAGTTCGTCGACTGCGCGCTCAAGGGCGTGGACCTCACGGCGGCGACCCTGAAGGACGTCGACCTGAGAGGCGTCGCGGCACTGGAGATCGCCCGCGGTGTCGACCGCCTCGCGGGAGCGGTGGTCAGCCCGTCCCAACTCCTGGACCTGGCACCGGTGCTGGCGGCGGAGCTGGGGATTCGGGTGGAGGGCTGA